The following coding sequences lie in one Miscanthus floridulus cultivar M001 chromosome 9, ASM1932011v1, whole genome shotgun sequence genomic window:
- the LOC136482371 gene encoding probable protein S-acyltransferase 1, with protein MKGRPLFKSPLPRSYLSDTSSVSSAAVATHRVYQVWRGKNRFLCGGRLIFGPDASSIVLTVALIMTPLALFVAFVSFRLAELIGKPLGTAVPATAMAVGVFDVVVLVLTSGRDPGIIPRNARPPEPDDAATDSSSFASPATGASWSLPPTRDVYVNGVVVKVKYCHTCMLYRPPRCSHCSVCNNCVERFDHHCPWVGQCIGRRNYRFFFMFISSTTFLCLYVFAFCWVNLLLISRQYGVSFGHAVAESPVSGCLIVYTFVTAWFVGGLTAFHSYLVCTNQTTYENFRYRYERKANPFNRGAGSNIAEIFFSPIPPSRNDFRAKVSPADPDAAALYYLGPLSSESRISFYTRASLSFDMAKASFDLNYSAKRTSVASSDFGDIYGGSHGGHGHGALDRVSTTHLQQPRHSIFGGPGRESKKAEDEADAVTAELGATMHMHYGAAAGRSRAREFEVV; from the exons ATGAAGGGGAGGCCACTGTTCAAGAGCCCTCTCCCCCGCAGCTACCTCTCCGACACCTCCAGCGTCTCGTCGGCCGCCGTTGCCACCCACCGCGTCTACCAAGTCTGGAGAGGGAAGAAT AGATTCCTGTGCGGCGGTCGGCTCATCTTCGGCCCGGACGCGAGCTCCATCGTTCTCACGGTGGCGCTCATCATGACGCCGCTCGCGCTCTTCGTCGCCTTCGTCTCGTTCCGGCTCGCCGAGCTCATCGGGAAGCCGCTCGGCACCGCCGTcccggcgacggccatggcggtcgGCGTATTC gaCGTTGTGGTGCTGGTGCTCACGTCGGGTCGGGACCCCGGCATCATCCCCCGGAACGCGCGGCCGCCGGAGCCCGACGACGCGGCGACGGACAGCTCCTCCTTCGCGTCCCCCGCGACGGGCGCGTCGTGGTCGCTGCCCCCGACGCGCGACGTGTACGTGAACGGCGTGGTGGTGAAGGTGAAGTACTGCCACACGTGCATGCTGTACCGGCCCCCGCGCTGCTCGCACTGCTCCGTCTGCAACAACTGCGTGGAGCGCTTCGACCACCACTGCCCCTGGGTGGGCCAGTGCATCGGCCGCCGGAACTACCGCTTCTTCTTCATGTTCATCTCCTCCACCACCTTCCTGTGCCTCTACGTGTTCGCCTTCTGCTGGGTCAACCTGCTGCTCATCTCCCGGCAGTACGGCGTGAGCTTCGGCCACGCCGTGGCGGAGTCCCCGGTCTCCGGCTGCCTCATCGTCTACACCTTCGTCACGGCGTGGTTCGTCGGCGGGCTCACGGCGTTCCACTCCTACCTCGTGTGCACCAACCAGACCACGTACGAGAACTTCCGGTACCGGTACGAGCGCAAGGCCAACCCCTTCAACCGCGGCGCCGGCAGCAACATCGCCGAGATCTTCTTCTCGCCGATCCCGCCGTCCAGGAACGACTTCCGGGCCAAGGTGTCCCCCGCCGACCCGGACGCCGCCGCGCTCTACTACCTCGGCCCACTGTCGTCCGAGTCGCGGATCAGCTTCTACACCAGGGCCAGCCTCAGCTTCGACATGGCCAAGGCCAGCTTCGACCTCAACTACTCCGCCAAGCGCACCAGCGTCGCGTCCTCCGACTTCGGCGACATCTACGGCGGCAGCCACGGCGGGCACGGCCACGGGGCGCTCGACCGGGTCTCTACTACGCACCTGCAGCAGCCGCGGCACTCCATCTTCGGCGGGCCCGGCAGGGAGAGCAAGAAGGCGGAGGACGAAGCGGACGCCGTCACGGCGGAGCTCGGGGCCACGATGCACATGCActacggcgccgccgccggccggtcgCGCGCGAGGGAGTTCGAGGTGGTGTGA